Proteins encoded together in one Branchiostoma lanceolatum isolate klBraLanc5 chromosome 11, klBraLanc5.hap2, whole genome shotgun sequence window:
- the LOC136445339 gene encoding proton-coupled folate transporter-like produces the protein MSETKMPGEETKTSEKTVEDPPQPEAVQPYCPVTVEPIAFLIVMSVVMNLTLQQQYIYYRIANGTVNQQGSSCYGNSSNSSEYQERQSDQAEAIQWATVLQLASGIPALIVTVLIGSLSDKLGRKLNLIIPILGTLAKFLLAAFVVQFNLPLAVLIPASFINGLTGNNPALMGGAYAYIADITVEGTSRYFRHAILSAVFGLAVIVSALGGSFWFQALGIPSGISQPLWFGVGVSAFSLLYAIFAIKETCPRKPGRQLCALSNISGFVQLFRAKRKTPIWPLGVLLLTFFILFGVNSSVMGVFLTYAIGPPFCWAPDYVGYFQVAIGGGAFLSMIVIKLLSNYPYGMMTMGYISGIGCLTLMGVAAYTPNPDVTFFMAAAVGCVQTSSNTVIRTIMSKMVGQDEQGSLFGLTSFANSLAGVVFAPLWNLVYARTIPIMPGMIFLIFAGVNLLCLVLTGFVKFSVPEMLEENLVEKDKEEHDVTKL, from the exons ATGTCAGAAACGAAGATGCCAGGAGAAGAGACTAAAACATCCGAGAAGACGGTTGAGGATCCACCTCAGCCGGAGGCGGTCCAACCCTACTGTCCGGTGACAGTGGAACCTATCGCATTTCTCATC GTCATGTCTGTTGTGATGAACCTTACATTACAACAGCAGTACATTTACTACCGCATCGCCAACGGCACAGTCAACCAGCAAGGATCCAGCTGCTACGGCAACAGCTCCAACTCATCCGAATACCAG GAAAGACAAAGCGATCAGGCAGAAGCCATCCAATGGGCCACCGTCTTACAACTGGCCAGCGGCATCCCCGCTCTCATAGTAACCGTTCTGATTGGTTCTTTGTCGGACAAACTCGGAAGGAAACTCAACCTTATCATTCCCATCTTGGGCACCTTGGCAAA GTTTCTTTTGGCGGCCTTTGTCGTCCAGTTTAACCTTCCACTAGCGGTGCTCATACCAG CGTCCTTCATCAATGGGCTGACGGGCAACAACCCGGCCCTGATGGGAGGTGCTTATGCGTACATCGCTGACATCACGGTGGAAGGAACGTCTCGTTACTTTCGGCACGCAATCTTGAGCGCCGTTTTTG GCTTGGCTGTAATCGTCTCTGCCCTAGGAGGGAGTTTTTGGTTCCAAGCACTCGGTATCCCCTCGGGGATTTCGCAGCCGCTCTGGTTCGGTGTGGGAGTGAGCGCATTCAGTCTGCTCTACGCTATCTTCGCAATCAAAGAGACCTGCCCACGGAAGCCTGGCCGCCAGCTGTGCGCGCTGTCCAACATCTCCGGATTCGTGCAGCTCTTTAGGGCCAAAAGGAAGACACCAATATGGCCATTGGGTGTTCTACTTTTGACTTTTTTCATCCTCTTTGGTGTGAACAGCTCTGTCATGGGAGTGTTCCTCACCTATGCCATAGGCCCGCCATTTTGCTGGGCTCCTGACTACGTGGGGTACTTCCAAGTGGCAATCGGAGGGGGGGCCTTCCTGTCGATGATCGTCATCAAACTTCTGAGCAACTACCCCTACGGGATGATGACG ATGGGATACATATCAGGAATTGGCTGCTTGACTCTGATGGGGGTCGCCGCATACACTCCAAACCCAGACGTGACATTCTTCATGG CCGCAGCTGTTGGTTGTGTGCAGACTTCCAGCAATACTGTTATAAGGACCATTATGTCCAAGATGGTCGGACAAGATGAACAAG gGAGTTTGTTCGGCCTGACGTCTTTCGCCAACAGCCTAGCAGGAGTAGTTTTCGCCCCGCTGTGGAACCTCGTGTACGCCCGCACCATCCCCATCATGCCCGGGATGATATTCCTCATCTTTGCCGGGGTAAACCTGCTGTGCCTCGTCCTGACGGG